A genomic segment from Paenibacillus sp. FSL K6-1096 encodes:
- a CDS encoding VOC family protein has protein sequence MAINVYLNFNGNTREAVEYYAEVFGTEPPHIMTFGEAPPDPSHPVPEEAKHLVMHANLMIAGSPVMFSDVFPGMPFTEGNNVSLTVTDADEEKIRHWFSKLKEGGTVHMELQETFWSKAYGNLKDKFGIHWQLSHDNGTNG, from the coding sequence GTGGCAATCAATGTGTACCTGAATTTCAATGGCAATACCCGGGAGGCTGTAGAATATTACGCTGAAGTGTTCGGGACCGAACCCCCGCATATCATGACCTTCGGCGAGGCTCCGCCTGATCCGTCCCATCCTGTACCGGAGGAAGCCAAGCACCTCGTCATGCACGCCAATCTGATGATTGCCGGAAGCCCGGTGATGTTCTCTGATGTGTTCCCGGGAATGCCTTTTACGGAAGGGAATAATGTCAGCCTGACGGTGACAGATGCCGATGAAGAGAAAATTCGTCACTGGTTCAGCAAATTGAAAGAGGGCGGAACGGTGCACATGGAGCTGCAGGAGACCTTCTGGAGCAAGGCCTACGGGAATCTGAAGGACAAATTCGGCATTCACTGGCAGCTTAGCCACGATAACGGAACGAACGGCTAG
- a CDS encoding CBS domain-containing protein codes for MEISSFLLPKDQVAYITSSISMREALEQLENHYYSAIPIIDEAGKYVGTLSEGDLLWKLKNTEGLSFENMAGVSISTIQRHVHNESVEIHAQMEDMLTLAADQNFVPVVDDSGVFLGIIRRKDIIEYYTRNITD; via the coding sequence ATGGAAATATCCTCTTTCTTGCTGCCCAAGGATCAGGTGGCGTACATCACCTCCTCGATCTCCATGCGGGAAGCGCTCGAACAGCTGGAGAATCATTATTACTCGGCGATTCCGATTATTGATGAGGCAGGCAAATATGTTGGGACCTTGTCGGAGGGCGACCTGCTGTGGAAACTGAAGAACACCGAAGGCCTGAGCTTCGAGAATATGGCCGGGGTGAGCATTAGCACCATTCAGCGTCATGTGCATAACGAGAGCGTGGAGATCCACGCCCAGATGGAGGATATGCTGACCCTGGCTGCCGACCAGAACTTCGTTCCGGTGGTGGATGACAGCGGAGTCTTCCTCGGCATTATCCGGCGCAAGGATATCATCGAGTACTACACCCGGAATATTACCGATTGA
- the map gene encoding type I methionyl aminopeptidase — protein sequence MIIMKTMEEIEKMRAAGKILAECHREIAKLIKPGITTWEIDQFAEKFILSNGATPEQKGYHGYPYATCASVNDVICHGFPKHEELKDGDIVTIDMVVNLNGWLADSAWSYAVGTISEQAEKLLATTKESLFKGIEQAVAGNRIGDVAHAIQVYAESNGYSVVRDFIGHGIGSEMHEAPEVPHYGPAGKGPRIKEGMVFTIEPMLNTGSYRTKVDADGWTARTIDGGLSAQYEHTLAVTPQGTIILTEL from the coding sequence ATGATCATTATGAAGACGATGGAAGAAATTGAGAAGATGCGTGCAGCCGGCAAAATCCTGGCGGAATGCCACCGGGAGATTGCCAAGTTGATTAAGCCGGGCATTACCACCTGGGAGATTGACCAGTTCGCCGAGAAATTCATCCTCTCGAATGGCGCAACCCCGGAGCAGAAGGGCTATCACGGTTATCCGTATGCCACCTGCGCTTCTGTGAATGATGTCATCTGCCACGGCTTCCCGAAGCATGAGGAGCTGAAGGACGGCGATATTGTCACGATTGATATGGTGGTCAACCTGAACGGGTGGCTGGCGGATTCGGCCTGGTCCTACGCGGTGGGTACGATTAGTGAACAGGCGGAGAAGCTGCTGGCAACGACCAAAGAATCCCTCTTCAAAGGCATTGAGCAGGCCGTAGCCGGCAACCGCATTGGGGACGTAGCCCATGCCATCCAGGTGTATGCTGAATCGAACGGCTATTCTGTCGTCCGTGACTTCATCGGGCACGGCATCGGCTCCGAGATGCATGAAGCGCCGGAAGTGCCGCACTACGGCCCGGCGGGCAAAGGTCCGCGGATCAAGGAGGGCATGGTCTTCACGATTGAGCCGATGCTCAACACCGGCAGCTACCGGACGAAGGTGGATGCGGACGGCTGGACCGCCCGGACGATAGACGGCGGCTTGTCGGCACAGTATGAGCATACGCTGGCGGTGACGCCGCAGGGTACGATTATTTTGACGGAGCTATAG